A window of the Physeter macrocephalus isolate SW-GA chromosome 7, ASM283717v5, whole genome shotgun sequence genome harbors these coding sequences:
- the NKX6-1 gene encoding homeobox protein Nkx-6.1 produces the protein MLAVGAMEGTRQSAFLLSSPPLAALHSMAEMKTPLYPAAYPALPAGPPSSSSSSSSSSSPSPPLGSHNPGSLKPPAAGGLSSLGSPPQQLSAATPHGINDILSRPSMPVASGAALPSASPSGSSSSSSSSSTSASSASAAAAAAAAAAAAASTPAGLLAGLPRFSSLSPPPPPPGLYFSPSAAAVAAVGRYPKPLAELPGRTPIFWPGVMQSPPWRDARLACTPHQGSILLDKDGKRKHTRPTFSGQQIFALEKTFEQTKYLAGPERARLAYSLGMTESQVKVWFQNRRTKWRKKHAAEMATAKKKQDSETERLKGASENEEEDDDYNKPLDPNSDDEKITQLLKKHKSGSGGGGLLLHASENESSS, from the exons ATGTTAGCGGTGGGGGCGATGGAGGGCACCCGGCAGAGCGCGTTCCTGCTCAGCAGCCCGCCCCTGGCCGCCCTGCACAGCatggcagaaatgaagaccccGCTGTATCCCGCCGCGTACCCCGCGCTGCCCGCCGGCCccccctcctcctcgtcctcctcgtcctcctcgtcGTCACCCTCCCCGCCTTTGGGCTCCCACAACCCAGGCAGCCTGAAGCCCCCGGCCGCGGGGGGGCTCTCATCCCTGGGCAGCCCCCCGCAGCAGCTCTCGGCCGCCACCCCACATGGCATCAACGACATCCTGAGCCGGCCTTCCATGCCCGTGGCCTCAGGGGCAGCCCTGCCCTCCGCCTCGCCCTCcggttcctcctcctcctcctcttcctcgtcCACCTCCGCTTCCTCCGCTTCGGCCGCCGCGGCCGCAGCCgcggccgctgccgccgccgcctcaACCCCAGCGGGGCTGCTGGCCGGCCTGCCCCGTTTCAGCAGCCTGAgcccgccaccgccgccgcccgGGCTCTACTTCAGCCCCAGCGCCGCGGCCGTGGCCGCCGTGGGTCGGTACCCCAAGCCGCTAGCCGAGCTCCCCGGCCGGACGCCTATCTTCTGGCCAGGAGTGATGCAGAGCCCGCCCTGGAGGGACGCACGCCTGGCCTGCACTCCTC ATCAAGGATCCATTTTGTTGGACAAAGATGGGAAGAGAAAACACACGAGACCCACGTTCTCGGGCCAGCAGATCTTCGCCCTGGAGAAGACTTTCGAGCAAACGAAATACTTGGCGGGGCCCGAGAGGGCTCGCTTGGCCTATTCGTTGGGGATGACGGAGAGTCAGGTCAAG GTTTGGTTCCAGAACCGCCGGACCAAGTGGAGGAAGAAGCACGCAGCCGAGATGGCCACGGCCAAGAAGAAGCAGGACTCGGAAACCGAGCGGCTGAAAGGGGCCTCGGAGAACGAGGAGGAGGACGACGACTACAACAAGCCCCTGGACCCCAACTCGGACGACGAGAAAATCACGCAGCTGCTGAAGAAGCACAAGtccggcagcggcggcggcggcctccTGCTGCACGCGTCCGAGAACGAGAGCTCGTCCTGa